Part of the Thunnus maccoyii chromosome 17, fThuMac1.1, whole genome shotgun sequence genome, ATTACAACAACATACTTTGTAGCTTGTAGTGGATGCACAAAATGTGTACAACTAAATGTTCATCTATCAATGCACAAATGGTGGAATATATACATaatgcatgcagacacacacattatagAAAATTACAGGACAAAACTGTGTCCAGATGTGCAAAAGGACAGTAATTATTCAGCTTCTCACAGTATCTTAAAACATGGAGCAGCCTGCTGCTACAAACATTTTCAgccaaacattttttcaaaccCACAGAAATTTCAAATTTCCAAAGTTTCCAATCATATCAAATATGTCAGGCTGAAATTTAggaaaatgatgcacaagaatctatagtacaatatttccttttgaTGAATACTGAATATTTGACACATATGAACATCATCTAGCTTCAATGAGGAGCTGGAACAGActgatacaaaatatatatgaaaCTGTCAGTCAATGTAAAATGAGATGATTTTAAACAACCTTAAAGATAGCTATTTAAGGAAACTATGATTTAGGGGTTAACACACATTAGTAGCATACATGCAGTAAATTACAGGCATCATGTACACAATATTTAGTGTATACCAGGTTACAAGCTCAACACAGTAATAACATCAGATATTGAGTGATGCATATTTACCTTAAGGGCACCGGCTGGACATCATAGGGAAACTCTTTGTTGTAGGTCAGTATATTTTTAATAActagaaaaaagaaatagatgTGAATGTAGGAGATCAGGATACCCAGTGATGACAGGAGTATTGACAAGCAGACACTCCCTTCCCAATTTGTAAACTTACTGGTTTCCAGTTTCTTCAGGTCTTCTAACTTGAACTCCTCCTTTGACTGCGTGCACTAAAGATCagaaaaattacacatttaacaCACATGTACATCTGAATTTATAAGAAAATAGACAACTGCtgtgacaaagacagaaacaggcAAGACGATAAAAACTACCTGAAAGTGACCTTTAGTGACGTTATGAACCACCAGttgctacagtatgtttaacaTAACAGTCTCTGTATTGTTTCTGTATAATTAGAGGCTTTAATGAACAAAGGGAGAGTTTATGCAACATATTAAttacaaattatgttttttagaAGCAGATACATTCATGTATAATGTGACTTATTctaggaataataataataataatcataataataacaataacaacatttaaatgaaggAATTTTAAATGAAGTTAAATAAAGGAATTTTTTCTCCACAAGAATTATATTCCTGGCAGTGTGGAGAAGGCTGGAAGAAGCCTTTACTACATATTACAAGGAGATCAAACTCACAGTTTACAGCACTAAATGTACATGATAAGTTactgaaataacaaaatctTAACAAAAAATGTCTGGTgtggtaaaaaaagaaacattttttacactttttttttaataatgagaaaatttcatgcatttttttcttttggtgaCTAGTCAAACATTTAATTGGAGGTTGAAGTTACTCTGGTGGAGTTTGGACTATACAGTCTATATCATGGACTCAGAAcatcagtatttaaaaaaaaaacaaaaaaaaacaacaacaacaacaaaaaagaaaagcatgcTTGTCAAGTTCAAACTACAAACCTGCAAACTGGCACTCCTCATCTCCAGGCATGTTGCAATCTTCCCTAAAgttttctaaaaacaaacaaacaaaatacttttcagtttatgaaaagtaaagacttttctGCCCAGAGGTTAAATACAGATGTAAAAATTaccttctgttcctctgtgaagTCTGATGAATTTGTTGactggacttctttttgcagttGTCGTGCCAGACTAAATCAACCAAGAACAACACAGTTAGAAGCTCATGATGCATGACTTTACCAATGAAACCTGTAATGTAAGGTGTCTGTATTAAGTATCTCTGCGCCCCCTTGTGGTCAAAGAAAAAAGACGTAAGCTACACATTTTGCATTATTAGTGCAATTTGAAACAAAAGATTAATTAGTTAACAAAGCAGAtcacattttggatttttttttctagagaGTCTCGTGTTAAGAAGGAAGCAGTGTTCACTAAACAGATGAAACCCACCCATAACAATGAGAGGGTGTGGCTGACTATTTCTCAATACTCTGAGGAATATTGGCCCGTTTCTGCACTGCATGACACATAACGTAGCACTCTGCAAGCAGCTCTGGATGATCTTCCATTAAAGGACTCTCCCTCAACTCAAACTGGTGGTGAATGAAGCTGGGATgcaacacactgcacacacacatacacatacacacatacatacacatacagcgACTCTGGTCTCTCTGCAACAACTGCCACATCACGTCATGGATGGGTTAGGGTTTATTTACTGCTCTGAGGGCAAACTGACAGCTCAGAAGCTAACTTCTTGTAAAGCATCGTGCATGCACCCACTGTCTCCTCCTCCGTGGGTTATCTCCCTGCAGATTTAAGGAGCgatggatggatgaaaaaggagaggaaaaagaagcaTGCCGCCCGCCGCGCTGTGCTCAGGTTAAACCAGCTGTGTGGAGAGCCAGGATACACATGTTGAACGCAACTTACATTTGGTACTCATCTATAGCCTCCACTAATTGTCCCCACGAGTCAAAGTCTGTGCCTTTTCTGAAACTGGCGTGCCATTTCTGAACAGTCTTGTTGACATCAGACATGTTGGCAGGGCGGATACTCGCGGCGGCGCTCTCAGGGCAGCATAGCCGAGGAGGAGACTCATCTACGGGGcttgagcagcagcagcgtcgTCAGCCAGGTTATGTGCTGTCCAGAGGCGCACAGATAGACCGGTGACACCCCGACCAAGCCCTTTCTGCCTGCTCACCCTAATATCGCATCCGCAACAGAGAGGAAGTCCCGCCTGGAGCTCGGGGTGCGCGCGTTTCGATACGCGGGGTCGCCCGACTGAGCGGCAACAGGATGTCTGTTCAGTAAATGTGTTGATGGCAATTAAAACAGCAATGtggaaaacatgttaaactGGTATTTTATCTAAAGGCTCAGTTAGCTTTATTCACCATATAGTTTGCAGCTGTAATCACATATATAACATTAGTTTGGTTTATAGGCTTGTTTGGATTATAATTTGGCCTTTTGTGTGTTTCAACTCCATAAACAAATGTTGTTTATGGAGTTGAACCATTTAGTCAATTGATAAACAATTAGTCTATCGATATAAAAGAACAgaaattaagtaattttttaagcaaaaatgccaaatgtttgaCGGTTCCAGCCTCTCATTTGCGAGAATTGCTGCTTTTTGACtttatgtgatagtaaattgaatattttggggagGTTATTTTtcgcaggtttttttttatatagacCAAAGAATTAATCAACTAATGAAAAagaataattgtcagattaattgataatgaaaataattgggTGCAGTCTAAATTATTTTGCTCAGTGTTTGCAGATATGTAAACAATCCTTTAACAGCTAAACATTCAGGGAACACTGTGAAATTTaactgtaaatgtattattttagttAACACTGATAGGAGTGTAGGACATTTTGTCCTAATTTACTCCCAATAATGAATTGATTGATTTGCCAAATTGATTCAATTTgtgcaataaaaaaatgacataaaatagtTTTTGTCCCAATTTTCCAAATTTAGAAtctacatttgttttgtttttttcaaataagTATCACATGtattcacttttcatttacattttttttaatctattgtgtttttatgtaaactGAAATAATCTGCTGTATTGGAAATTTGCATTTTACACCTTGTTCCTCAATCATTGATTTTATTGAAAATTAATAACccatatttaaatgtgtgtcaCTTAGTTTTGGGATGAATAGCAGGTTCCACTGTTGTGTTTTGAATAGATGTCATTGGTatatatttccatttgaaaagAACAGAATAAACTAAGAGGTTTCCTTTATGACAAGTAACACAGAACTGTATATTTTTGAGTCTTATTCAGATCACGTGCTTAATGCGGTAAGTTTTCTGGACAGTGGGTTCCTTATTTTAAAAGCTCAGGCCCAATGATACAGTGTAGTATCATAAAATGGTAAATTTAATGAATGTTATTGAATGACGACACGTGTAACTTTGTGTACttagaaaacaaaccaaacgTGTTCCGGTTTCGTGCTGTCAGTCTCGCGCTTGACGCTGCTGTAGCTGTACGTTAGCTATGGGACGGAGGCTCTGCAACAACACAGCAGTGGTGTTTTAGGTCGTGTTAGCCACTGACAGAATGAGATAAGATGGATAATGTAACTACGGATTCGCCTGCGGCTGAAGAGGACGAATGTGGCGACTcggaggttttatgtttgatGAGAGTCGGAAGAAATTCAGACTGGCTCCGCCTGCTCGAAAACACAGAGGTGCAgtttgctaatgttagctagcttaGCAGACTTAAATCTGCCTTCTTTTAACCCCCAAAACTTTTTCACGGCATATTGAGCTTTCCCACTTAAGATACGGTCTCCTGTAaggtttatattttcattttttcatcgAAAGTATCCGCCTGTTTTAAACGGCTGAAGAAAACGCCTTGTTGTTAACATTTTACGAGCTAACAGGTGGTATTTCTGTGTgtcatattgttgtttttgactgttCAGATCACCGTCGGACGTGGTGTGGATGTAACCTACCAGCTGTTTTCTCCAACTTGTCCCTTGATGATCTCCAGACTGCACTGTACTTTTAGGCAAAGGGAAGATGGCCAATGGACAGTGACAGACAAGAAGGTAGCCAGGGATCTGATTTGGTCcattatgaatatttacacTAGTTTTGCCAATTTGCTGTGCTGTATAAACTCATTCAAAAGTCCTCTATTAagcaaatcattaaaaatagaCCAAAAAAAGTAAAGACATACCTACACAAGCATGCCCTGTGCACCCACATACATACTTGCATACacaaatatttatgtttctaaTTTTTTATACTGCTATATACTCATTTTGTTTAGAGGTCAGGTCCACAatttttgaagtctgtcttaaaacgaCAGTTAGGcgcccatatgaacattgaaactggTTTAGCTCAGcgtaataattcctcctgttcatactgactattagaagatcTCCTCCAACTGTGcctacaatgtaagtgatgggggacaaaattcacagtccttgttttaagaaagaatgtatttaaaggttccTGTAACTTCAACATAATACAAAGTCCTTCTTGtcttatcttttatttacttgtcAGTGTCATTATGAAATTTCCAATATCGGTTACATTTACTCAGTTATGGCAGCCTGCCAGATGAATTTTAGTGCCACAACAATCCCCGgcctcattttaaaaaaaaggattctAATGATTTCCACACAGTGTGGTATACAGATTTTAAACTTGTGAAAATGAAGGTACATGGTATTAGATTGATACCTGGAGTTGAAGTATACAGTGCATCCTTACATGAAACCCACCAACTTACACAGCTTGATTCTAGTGTGGATCATTTCTGTAGCTCCACAGTCCTCTACAATTAGTGGGTCACCTAATATATATAGTCAAGAGTGAATCCAAAATACATTTATGGCCACCATTTAAGTGTGAATTAAATGGCATTTCCTAAGCAATAAATATGCATAAATGTTCCTTCACATCTTTgacatttcaatcattttagtCGGGGTTGGATAAAAACAATTTAGCATCTTAAACTGagtcaaacacatttttaaatctaGAGACATGTTCTTGATATTCTTGATATTGTTATTCTTGGTGTATAAGTACTATATTTAACTGGAGCTGATGAAGACAGTGTTGTTTTCTTCCTCAGAGTCTCAACGGTGTGTGGGTGAATGGAAACCGCATACCTGCTGAAGAAGCCCACCGGCTGCGGCTTGGAGACTCCATACAGCTCGGAGTACCTGTGATTGAAACCAAAGTAGAGTTCGACTACTTGCTGGTAAAACGGCCACTCAGAGACATTAAACATTGCCTAGCAAAGGGACACAGAGAAGGTGCCAGAGCATCACAAATACCCAAAAAGCCCAAGAGGAAGTTGACCGTGGAAGAAGTTGAGCCGTCTACCTCAAAGCCCAAACTGTACCGCTGCTCATCTGCAGACAAGTCTTTTGCACAGCCCTGCCCTCTGTCTCCAGTGAAGCACCACCAGCGGCTCAGTCACACCCAGGAGGAAACTGGTCCCAGTAGACAAATCCAAGAAGTAGACCGATCCTCCGATGGCTCCAGCATTCTCTGTGACCTGGACAACTTACAGATGTATGTGTGATATCATTATATCTGAGTCACAGAGCTAAGTATCAGTTTTTCTGAATGATTTAAAGGCTACAACTAACAGTTGTCTTTAATCTTATATATTAACCTGCCAAATACTTTACTGTATTTGATGAATCTTTTAGTctataaactgtcagaaaatagttttaaaaatgctCGTTACAAGTTTCCAGAGCCCAAACAGCTGCACTAAAAcccaaatattttcagtttgctGTCATGTAAGACAACAAAGCAGGAAATCTCTAGACAGTTTTCCTTGACAAATGACTTGTGACTAGTGACtcatttattatataatatttccaGAATGCTGAAACactcctctgtctgtcctcaaaaatgattttatctgtGAGCTACacaatgaaaaagatttttaacccGTTTCCAAAGTTGCGACTCTATTTCTCCGTTTCAAAAAAAGATGGAGGCTGCAGGTAAATTATCTTCTCACTTTATTTGTACGATGCaagcaaaacataaacataagaaaataaaacaataataatggaaaataatctttaattttttaacattgttttgCAGTTgtacaaattttttttttttttttttttttgttcttgttgttatgAATAGAAACTTAAATTTCTCTGGTGgcctttcatttatttatctctgCAGGTACAGCCAGAACATTCTGATGCTGAGGGAGCAGGTGGACGACACCCAGAGGCAGGTAGCCTCTCTGGGGGGGGAGCCCCGACGGGCTGACCCGCTCAGAGAGGAGCAGGTCAAGGAGCTGCAGGGGCAGCTGGAGACGCTCAGAGCCAAGATGCACAGGATGGAGACGTTAGAGAAATCCTTCAATGAAACTAAGAGGCAGCTAGAGGTGAGAGGCTTTTCAGTAGCTCCTTTCACACAAAGGAATATGAATAACCAGCATTTGCTTCTGATGTGCAGATTTGAATAATGCTTTTCTGTTGTTCAGTCATTGTGGTCATTGACTTTTCGAAAGTTTGCTGTAAGGTATTTATTATGTCAATCATCATTATCaatttaaacttaaattatATGAAGCTATTTTGcaaatttgtacaaaaaatatctttgtatacacaataaattacataaaagagaaaagccaaaacaaaaaatatattgtcaTGATCGCATCTTTAAAAGAGTGacacataaaactgaaacttatCTGCATTTCTAGAAAACACTCGCAATGagtgaaagaaatgtttttggtGATTTAATTGAACCAACCCTCTAACAGTTACATGCTCTTCACTTATCTATAAGACATTTAGTCTTGTGTGTATcattatgaaacatttaaagttCTACGTTTCTTACTCAAAATACGCAGAAATTGTAGATGTTTCTGGAAGTCAGACTTCCTTCACAGAAAGGTTGTGTGACATTCACAGATAAGGCTGCATGAGTGAATGATATCAGTAATTGTCGTTTCCCCCCCCCCGTAACAGAAGCTTAAAATTTCTCTATCGTTTGTTTTGTGGGTCAAGAGTTTTTCCAGAGGTTATAAAAAGTGTTGTATTACATTATAACAAGGCATGGAAGTATACATGATCCATAAGAGCACaattttaacaaaacacaaaacattttccaaccttttttgtaCTCAAAGGCACAGAAAACGCAGCACCAAGAGGAGCTTTTGAAAAAGCAGTTGGAGGAGGCTTTGCAAGAGGTACGTAGCATAAAATTGGAGTTTTTATGTATTGTTAAAGAAACACTAATACAAGCAACAAGACACAGcatttataatgtaaaaatgtgacataTAAACATGGTAAAATTGAGTGTTTTAGAGTGCTTATGTATGCATAAAATGGACTTAGATTTGTGAATCTGTTTTCAACATCCTTAGCAAAAGAAAGTAATCGGCGAACTTGCCCTTTCTCGACAAGGCTTTGAAGAGATTCTCTTGGCCAAAAACAAGGAGCTGGAAGTGACAAAGGTCTGACGCTTTCTCCACAGTCATTTAAGCTTTATCTTTTGCATAGTTTTGCTTGGAATCAGcagaacttttttctttttttttttcataggaggagaaagagaaggcgAGAGCCCAAAAAGAGGAAGTCGTAACCCAAGTGACTGAAGTTCTGGAGAACGAGCTTCAGTGCATCATCTGCTCGGAGCTCTTCATTGAGGTAGGATTCAGAGCCATTTGGTGTCAGGAAATGACGTCTTCCCTTGTCTCATTTTAGGCATTTTATTCCCACACATAAATCTTTCTCTGATTGCACAGCATTTACGTAGGAATAAAACAGGCACCCAAAACTGTCTTTGACTCCCTGAGTTACTTCAGGAGATGCACACAAAAAGTGAACgccttttaaaaataaaacaaaccttGTAATCTGTATTGATATGTTCTACAGGCTGTCATCCTGAACTGCGCTCACAGCTTCTGCAGTCACTGCATCAAGCAGTGGCGCAAAAAGAAAGACGAGTGTCCCATCTGCCGACAGGCCATCCAGTCTCAGACCCGCTGTCTGGCGCTGGACAACTGCATTGACCGCATGGTGGAGAACTTGAGCCTGGATATGAAGGCGAGGCGGCAGACGCTCATCTCTGAGAGGAAAGGTGAGAGGTGCGTTATCAACAGCGTCATTAGTATCCTGAAGTTAAGACAGTCAGAGGAGTGGAGTTGTAACAAGTTGAACAGAAGCTcgatgatatacagtacatacacaacGTTCGGGTGGTGGGTGGTGTAAAGCTTTCAGTGGAGACTGGAAATGAACCTTGATACTCTGTTATCTCCTACATTCCTTTGCTAAGTCCCATATTTGGTTGGCGTTAATCTGACACTATTGTTTATTTGTCTCCTCAGATAGAGAGCCAAAGCACATGCTACAGTATTATGAACTGAAACCTTGgtcattttaatataattaattacaTTGTAGGCATACAAAAAGTGACATCTCCCATGAGAATTTACCAGCATGGCAGTGTAGGTACCCACGTCATCGTATCGGTTCGTTCCATATCGACAACATTCACCAACACTCTCATCTAAAGTGATTTTTCCAACTTTTTAGCTGAAATCTCTCCTGTCTGAAAACCAGACATGTTTGAACTAACCGCAACTCCCTGACTCCCCCAAGAACTCACCTCTTTTGTCGAGCCGTGACGTTTAACCTGACATGGTCAATGTTTCATGGGAAATGGTGTTTGTTAAAGGCTTCAAACAACAGCCTTTATACCGTATTAAGACATATGGAGTAAAGCAGGAGTTGTGCTGTGTTTCGAAGCTGGATTCTTAGTTAGTAGAAACATCAAAgtcattttaatgcatttttcttatttctgaGTCAGAATCCATAAGTTGCGGTTTCACTTTGGCTATCTATAGTTATGTTGTGACAAAATTCTCATATTAACATACTACATCTTGGTGGACAGTTCTTGTGAAAGAGATATAACAAGTCATATGGGAACTAAATCTGTGTCAGCCAGAAGTCTTAAATACTCAACAACATTATGCTTTTTGAGAATTTGTTGTACTAAAGCACTTGGAAAAGATGCAGCATACTCAGTTAGTATCACACTCGTGTACAAGTTACCACATGGATGACCCATATAGCATTAATATCTGACTGACAGCCGTGTGCGATGGTGTGCAATACCACATTCATCAGATCAAATGACAGGGCAGCCTTGACGTGTCTGGGT contains:
- the rnf8 gene encoding E3 ubiquitin-protein ligase rnf8 isoform X3, with the protein product MTSNTELYIFESYSDHVLNAITVGRGVDVTYQLFSPTCPLMISRLHCTFRQREDGQWTVTDKKSLNGVWVNGNRIPAEEAHRLRLGDSIQLGVPVIETKVEFDYLLVKRPLRDIKHCLAKGHREGARASQIPKKPKRKLTVEEVEPSTSKPKLYRCSSADKSFAQPCPLSPVKHHQRLSHTQEETGPSRQIQEVDRSSDGSSILCDLDNLQMYSQNILMLREQVDDTQRQVASLGGEPRRADPLREEQVKELQGQLETLRAKMHRMETLEKSFNETKRQLEAQKTQHQEELLKKQLEEALQEQKKVIGELALSRQGFEEILLAKNKELEVTKEEKEKARAQKEEVVTQVTEVLENELQCIICSELFIEAVILNCAHSFCSHCIKQWRKKKDECPICRQAIQSQTRCLALDNCIDRMVENLSLDMKARRQTLISERKAADSAEVMVIHDDDSSGSSDSDGSMVSIDSSLSYSSLSSVVSVDTDSSIHVDSSSSYSGYSDDSVDESED
- the rnf8 gene encoding E3 ubiquitin-protein ligase rnf8 isoform X4, coding for MDNVTTDSPAAEEDECGDSEVLCLMRVGRNSDWLRLLENTEITVGRGVDVTYQLFSPTCPLMISRLHCTFRQREDGQWTVTDKKSLNGVWVNGNRIPAEEAHRLRLGDSIQLGVPVIETKVEFDYLLVKRPLRDIKHCLAKGHREGARASQIPKKPKRKLTVEEVEPSTSKPKLYRCSSADKSFAQPCPLSPVKHHQRLSHTQEETGPSRQIQEVDRSSDGSSILCDLDNLQMYSQNILMLREQVDDTQRQVASLGGEPRRADPLREEQVKELQGQLETLRAKMHRMETLEKSFNETKRQLEAQKTQHQEELLKKQLEEALQEQKKVIGELALSRQGFEEILLAKNKELEVTKEEKEKARAQKEEVVTQVTEVLENELQCIICSELFIEAVILNCAHSFCSHCIKQWRKKKDECPICRQAIQSQTRCLALDNCIDRMVENLSLDMKARRQTLISERKGESS
- the rnf8 gene encoding E3 ubiquitin-protein ligase rnf8 isoform X2 gives rise to the protein MDNVTTDSPAAEEDECGDSEVLCLMRVGRNSDWLRLLENTEITVGRGVDVTYQLFSPTCPLMISRLHCTFRQREDGQWTVTDKKSLNGVWVNGNRIPAEEAHRLRLGDSIQLGVPVIETKVEFDYLLVKRPLRDIKHCLAKGHREGARASQIPKKPKRKLTVEEVEPSTSKPKLYRCSSADKSFAQPCPLSPVKHHQRLSHTQEETGPSRQIQEVDRSSDGSSILCDLDNLQMYSQNILMLREQVDDTQRQVASLGGEPRRADPLREEQVKELQGQLETLRAKMHRMETLEKSFNETKRQLEAQKTQHQEELLKKQLEEALQEQKKVIGELALSRQGFEEILLAKNKELEVTKEEKEKARAQKEEVVTQVTEVLENELQCIICSELFIEAVILNCAHSFCSHCIKQWRKKKDECPICRQAIQSQTRCLALDNCIDRMVENLSLDMKARRQTLISERKADSAEVMVIHDDDSSGSSDSDGSMVSIDSSLSYSSLSSVVSVDTDSSIHVDSSSSYSGYSDDSVDESED
- the rnf8 gene encoding E3 ubiquitin-protein ligase rnf8 isoform X1 encodes the protein MDNVTTDSPAAEEDECGDSEVLCLMRVGRNSDWLRLLENTEITVGRGVDVTYQLFSPTCPLMISRLHCTFRQREDGQWTVTDKKSLNGVWVNGNRIPAEEAHRLRLGDSIQLGVPVIETKVEFDYLLVKRPLRDIKHCLAKGHREGARASQIPKKPKRKLTVEEVEPSTSKPKLYRCSSADKSFAQPCPLSPVKHHQRLSHTQEETGPSRQIQEVDRSSDGSSILCDLDNLQMYSQNILMLREQVDDTQRQVASLGGEPRRADPLREEQVKELQGQLETLRAKMHRMETLEKSFNETKRQLEAQKTQHQEELLKKQLEEALQEQKKVIGELALSRQGFEEILLAKNKELEVTKEEKEKARAQKEEVVTQVTEVLENELQCIICSELFIEAVILNCAHSFCSHCIKQWRKKKDECPICRQAIQSQTRCLALDNCIDRMVENLSLDMKARRQTLISERKAADSAEVMVIHDDDSSGSSDSDGSMVSIDSSLSYSSLSSVVSVDTDSSIHVDSSSSYSGYSDDSVDESED
- the rnf8 gene encoding E3 ubiquitin-protein ligase rnf8 isoform X5; its protein translation is MDNVTTDSPAAEEDECGDSEVLCLMRVGRNSDWLRLLENTEITVGRGVDVTYQLFSPTCPLMISRLHCTFRQREDGQWTVTDKKSLNGVWVNGNRIPAEEAHRLRLGDSIQLGVPVIETKVEFDYLLVKRPLRDIKHCLAKGHREGARASQIPKKPKRKLTVEEVEPSTSKPKLYRCSSADKSFAQPCPLSPVKHHQRLSHTQEETGPSRQIQEVDRSSDGSSILCDLDNLQMYSQNILMLREQVDDTQRQVASLGGEPRRADPLREEQVKELQGQLETLRAKMHRMETLEKSFNETKRQLEAQKTQHQEELLKKQLEEALQEQKKVIGELALSRQGFEEILLAKNKELEVTKEEKEKARAQKEEVVTQVTEVLENELQCIICSELFIEAVILNCAHSFCSHCIKQWRKKKDECPICRQAIQSQTRCLALDNCIDRMVENLSLDMKARRQTLISERKGES